One segment of Mycobacterium spongiae DNA contains the following:
- a CDS encoding mycofactocin-coupled SDR family oxidoreductase, whose amino-acid sequence MRDAQFNGKVAFITGAARGQGRSHAVRFAEEGADIIAVDLCEQMDTVAYPMATPEDLDETVELVKKTGRRIVAEHADVRDFERLKALVAKGVTEFGRVDFVLANAGIAPFLSPTPPMEVDAYLETVEVCLNGVYFTIEAALPALLDHGDGGVIVITGSGGGTRSIISSFRTQSPGAAGYTAAKHGIVGLMHYYATALAPKNIRVNVVHPGATETPILQNDQAEQFLEAFPEHQGWLQNRLPVSTQPGDITAAMIYLCGESGRCVSGVAMAVDAAGTV is encoded by the coding sequence ATGAGGGACGCACAATTCAATGGGAAAGTCGCATTCATTACGGGGGCGGCTCGAGGTCAGGGACGCTCCCACGCGGTCCGCTTTGCCGAGGAGGGCGCCGACATCATCGCGGTCGATCTGTGCGAACAGATGGACACCGTCGCATACCCAATGGCCACGCCCGAGGATCTCGACGAGACGGTCGAACTGGTCAAGAAAACGGGCCGCCGCATCGTCGCCGAACACGCCGATGTCCGTGACTTCGAGCGCCTAAAGGCCTTGGTGGCCAAGGGGGTAACCGAATTCGGACGTGTCGATTTCGTCCTGGCGAACGCCGGGATCGCTCCGTTTCTATCGCCCACGCCACCTATGGAGGTCGACGCCTATTTGGAGACCGTTGAGGTGTGCCTCAACGGGGTGTACTTCACGATCGAGGCGGCACTGCCGGCGCTGCTGGACCATGGCGACGGAGGCGTCATCGTGATCACCGGTTCGGGCGGTGGTACAAGGTCCATCATCTCGTCGTTTAGAACTCAAAGTCCTGGCGCTGCCGGATACACTGCGGCCAAACACGGCATCGTCGGTCTGATGCACTACTACGCGACTGCCTTGGCGCCAAAGAACATCCGCGTGAACGTAGTGCATCCGGGCGCGACGGAAACTCCGATTCTCCAGAACGACCAGGCCGAGCAGTTCCTGGAAGCCTTCCCCGAGCACCAGGGCTGGTTGCAGAATCGCCTACCGGTGTCCACCCAGCCTGGCGACATCACTGCAGCGATGATCTATCTCTGCGGCGAGTCGGGCCGCTGCGTCTCCGGCGTTGCCATGGCGGTGGACGCCGCGGGCACGGTGTGA
- a CDS encoding PE family protein — translation MAFVIAAPELVAAAAGDLEGIASTISAANSAAAIQTTGMAAAAADEVSAAIAALFSGHGEAYQAVSAQAAAFHQQFVHALSGGAFSYASAEAANVQQNLLNAVNAPTLTLLGRPLIGNGADGAPGTGTGAGGNGAPGGLLFGNGGNGGAGGSSGGAGGNGGAAGLIGNGGAGGLGGGNAAGAGGAGGIGGAGGWLYGNGGVGGAGGIGTTSVGAGGAGGSAVLFGNGGHGGSGPSGGSAGQAGLVVGDGGNAGAGSGLRGADAGLFGNAGAGGSSDSGAGGRGGNAMIGNGGNGGSSSNGAGGDGGNTMFGNGGAGGSAGGTTGFDGGAGGSVGLVGFGGDGGAGGAGDSAAFSFVRTGGAGGAGGDAGLLFGDGGTGGAGGSGGEGGTASAGGIGGAGGAGGNASLIGNGGAGGAGGTGGNNAAILEGGGAGGAGGAGGTSGLLFGNGGAGGNGGNGGATSDDAVVAAEGGAGGAGGNGFLIGHGGAGGSGGTGGEHVGANGGGGKGGAAGDGGNGGLLYGDGATGGNGGDGGDGGDGPGGDGADGGKGGNAALIGNGGNGGAGGSGGFGSPTGTDGTGGAAGTGGLFGQGGMPGAAAASALALPSLGAIPGLEAVPGLSGLGSVFGPYENLVTNTVANLDSIGADWAANPAPFLQQLASNQFGIAELIGTSLANASRDFAIGLAGVPPALQAAFQALVAGNITGAVGELGDALISIFFTGLDATDLSNIQLQGVVGDLLPIVGVPAEFGQNAINVLAALTDTNISFDIGTLSMEFGLPLAMGLNAIGSPITTAFAVADSAAAFAGAVEAGNLEAAVAALVGAPANIANGFLNGEATLELPLPPSLAPIPGADSITANIPVGGILTPLKNFSATVVFGGAPLTLPLTGTTAGGIIPALVNYLPEQLAIAIGK, via the coding sequence ATGGCGTTTGTGATCGCAGCACCGGAGCTGGTGGCAGCGGCGGCCGGGGATCTCGAAGGTATTGCTTCGACGATCAGCGCCGCCAACTCTGCGGCAGCGATCCAGACGACAGGAATGGCGGCAGCGGCCGCAGATGAGGTGTCCGCAGCCATCGCGGCTTTGTTTTCTGGGCATGGCGAGGCCTATCAAGCGGTGAGCGCCCAGGCAGCGGCGTTTCATCAGCAGTTCGTGCACGCCTTGAGCGGCGGCGCGTTCTCCTATGCGAGTGCCGAGGCCGCCAACGTCCAGCAGAATCTGCTGAACGCAGTGAACGCCCCAACCCTGACGCTGCTGGGGCGCCCGCTGATCGGTAACGGCGCCGATGGGGCGCCGGGCACCGGGACCGGCGCCGGCGGGAACGGCGCGCCCGGCGGACTGTTATTCGGCAACGGCGGCAACGGCGGTGCCGGCGGGTCCAGCGGCGGGGCCGGCGGTAATGGTGGGGCCGCTGGGTTGATCGGCAACGGCGGTGCCGGCGGGCTCGGCGGCGGGAACGCGGCGGGTGCTGGCGGGGCGGGCGGTATCGGTGGGGCCGGCGGGTGGCTGTATGGCAACGGCGGTGTTGGCGGTGCCGGCGGGATCGGCACTACATCTGTCGGCGCCGGCGGGGCCGGTGGCAGCGCGGTGCTGTTCGGCAACGGCGGTCACGGCGGGAGTGGGCCTTCTGGCGGCAGCGCCGGCCAGGCTGGGTTGGTGGTCGGTGACGGTGGCAATGCAGGGGCTGGGTCTGGGCTGCGCGGCGCGGACGCCGGGCTGTTCGGAAACGCAGGTGCCGGTGGGTCCAGCGATTCGGGCGCCGGCGGCAGGGGCGGCAATGCCATGATCGGCAACGGCGGAAACGGCGGGTCGAGCAGCAACGGTGCCGGCGGCGACGGCGGGAATACCATGTTCGGCAACGGTGGTGCCGGCGGCTCGGCCGGTGGTACCACCGGCTTCGACGGTGGTGCCGGCGGCAGCGTTGGGCTCGTGGGCTTCGGCGGCGACGGGGGGGCCGGCGGTGCCGGCGATTCGGCTGCGTTCTCCTTTGTCAGGACAGGCGGTGCCGGTGGTGCCGGCGGCGACGCCGGGCTGCTGTTCGGCGACGGCGGTACCGGTGGGGCCGGAGGCAGCGGTGGTGAGGGTGGAACTGCGTCCGCCGGCGGTATTGGCGGTGCCGGCGGGGCTGGCGGCAACGCCAGCTTGATCGGCAACGGTGGGGCCGGTGGTGCGGGCGGCACCGGCGGCAATAACGCGGCCATCCTAGAAGGCGGTGGGGCCGGCGGGGCCGGCGGTGCTGGCGGCACCTCGGGGCTGCTGTTCGGTAACGGCGGGGCCGGCGGCAACGGTGGGAACGGTGGGGCTACCAGCGACGACGCAGTTGTCGCTGCCGAGGGCGGTGCCGGCGGCGCCGGCGGCAACGGCTTCTTGATCGGACACGGTGGGGCCGGCGGTTCCGGCGGCACCGGCGGGGAGCACGTCGGTGCCAACGGTGGCGGCGGTAAAGGTGGGGCCGCCGGGGACGGCGGCAACGGCGGATTGTTGTACGGCGACGGCGCGACCGGCGGCAACGGTGGGGACGGCGGGGACGGTGGGGACGGTCCGGGTGGGGACGGTGCTGACGGTGGTAAGGGAGGCAACGCCGCTCTCATCGGTAACGGTGGCAACGGTGGAGCCGGTGGGTCCGGTGGGTTCGGCTCTCCGACCGGAACCGACGGAACGGGCGGTGCCGCGGGCACCGGCGGGCTGTTCGGTCAAGGTGGGATGCCCGGTGCAGCTGCCGCAAGCGCCCTAGCCCTCCCGAGCCTCGGCGCTATCCCCGGCCTTGAGGCTGTCCCCGGCCTCAGCGGCCTTGGCTCTGTCTTCGGGCCCTACGAGAATCTCGTCACCAACACAGTCGCCAACCTGGACAGCATCGGCGCTGACTGGGCGGCCAACCCAGCGCCCTTCCTGCAACAGCTCGCTAGCAACCAATTCGGCATCGCCGAGCTGATCGGAACGTCGCTCGCGAATGCGTCCAGAGACTTCGCTATCGGGCTGGCCGGCGTGCCGCCGGCCCTCCAGGCGGCCTTCCAAGCCCTCGTGGCGGGCAACATCACCGGCGCGGTGGGCGAACTGGGCGACGCGCTGATCAGTATCTTCTTCACTGGTCTGGACGCAACTGACTTGTCGAACATTCAGCTGCAGGGTGTCGTGGGAGACTTGCTGCCCATCGTGGGCGTTCCCGCAGAATTTGGACAGAACGCGATCAATGTGCTCGCCGCACTCACCGACACGAACATTTCGTTCGATATCGGAACTTTGTCGATGGAGTTCGGGCTTCCCCTGGCGATGGGTCTCAACGCGATAGGTTCGCCGATCACGACAGCTTTCGCGGTTGCCGACAGCGCGGCAGCATTTGCCGGCGCCGTAGAGGCCGGAAATCTGGAGGCGGCAGTCGCCGCACTGGTCGGGGCTCCCGCCAACATCGCGAACGGCTTCCTCAATGGCGAAGCCACATTGGAGTTGCCGCTACCGCCGTCGCTGGCGCCGATCCCCGGAGCAGATTCGATTACGGCCAACATTCCCGTGGGAGGTATTCTCACCCCGCTCAAGAACTTCTCGGCTACGGTCGTGTTCGGGGGTG